The genomic stretch AGCCCGCCGCGAGCCTGCGCCGGACCTCGGCAAGGCGGCTCGCCGCGGTCCCGTCGAATAGCTCATCCCCGATCTGAACGGAGACGCCACCTATGACCGTCGGATCGTGCACCACATTCAGGTGAATTCCCTGACCGTAAGTCTGCCGCAGGACATCCCCGAGCCGCTGGCGCTGCCGCGCCGACAGCTCGGCGGCGACCCGGACCACCGCGATCAGCTGCTCGCGCCGGCGGGCGGCGATACCGGCCGCCAGGTCGAGCACGACCTGCGGCGAGCGGCCCCTCGGGTGGGTGAGCAGCTCGGTGATCAGGCTCAACGACGGCCCGCTGACCTTCGCCGAGAGCAGGTTGTCGAGCAGGCTCGCCTTCGCGTCGGGGCCGGTCGGCCCGACGAGGGCCGAGCGCAGCCCCGGCTGCCCCGAGACCACCCGGCCGAACCTGAACAGGTCGTCCTCGAGGTCGTCCAGCGTGCCGCCGAACTGGGCGGCGATCACGAACGCCTCGATGGCGAGCTGCTCGATCGCGTCGGACAGGTCACCGGAGGTCGCCCAGTGCGCCGC from Mycobacteriales bacterium encodes the following:
- a CDS encoding F0F1 ATP synthase subunit delta, with the translated sequence MRGASRASYAGLRERLTAAAPDAGTAEQIGGELFAVVRLLDTEHGLRRALADSTKPAEEKAAVAKRLLHGKVSQASEDLVADAAAAHWATSGDLSDAIEQLAIEAFVIAAQFGGTLDDLEDDLFRFGRVVSGQPGLRSALVGPTGPDAKASLLDNLLSAKVSGPSLSLITELLTHPRGRSPQVVLDLAAGIAARRREQLIAVVRVAAELSARQRQRLGDVLRQTYGQGIHLNVVHDPTVIGGVSVQIGDELFDGTAASRLAEVRRRLAAG